A segment of the Sulfurovum indicum genome:
TTGTGTAAAATGTGTGCCTCTTTGGCCCCACGGGTGATCTTTCCTCCCAGGAAGAGGTGTACACCGTCCACTCTGTTGCCTTCTGCATCCTTGGCCTTGCATCCTTCAAACCCGATATCGGCAATGCCGTGTACCCCGCATCCTTTGGGACAGGCTGACCAGTTCATACGTACCTGTGCACCGTCAATGGGTACTTCGCTGTTGAGAAAGTGTGCCATTTCGATCGCATCGGGTTTGTTGGGAATGACGCCGTAACTACAGGTCTGCGTCCCGGCACAGGCGATCATATCCTGAAAATAGAGGTTGTTGTATACGGCATATTTCCCGATCAGTTCGCTTTTTTCAAAAGCATCAAGGTTCTCTGTTCCGATATTGATAATATAGAGGTTCTGATCGTAAGTCAGGCGGATGTCGCCGCTGCCGTATCTCTTTGCCGTTTCTGCAGCTGCGATCATATCGGTACCGCTGAATATCCCTGAAGGTACTATGATTTTGTAGGCATAGGCACCGTTCTTAAGCAGCACCTTGTTGGCGCCAAGGGCGATGTTCTGCGACTGCACCAGGGTTCTGCCGCCCTGGGAGAACTCCATTCCCGCTTCCTTTTTGACCGCTTCAACGAACGCAGGAATACCTACATCCTGAAGCAGGAAGTGGAGGCGGTTCTTGTTGCGGTTGTCACGGTAGCCATACTTTTTAAAGACGCTAAGCAGTGCAGTAAAAAAGGCAGGTACCTCTTCGGGCATTACGAAAAGATCGGCATCTTTGGCCTGTATGCCGACACGGGCACCCAGGTAGACATTGAATCCAAAGTTCCCCTCACTGTTCGCCAGCACGAAGTTGCAGTCGTGTCCGAAGATGTTACAGGAGTTGCTCATACTTCCGAGAATACCGGTATTGAATTTACGCGGCAGTACGGAGATCCACTCCGGGTTTTCACCGATGATCTCCTGCAGCTGTTTCAGAATAGGCATCGATTCGATAATATTGTCATAGGCGATCCCGTCAAGCGGGTCAGTGACGATATTGCGGGGGTTGTCTACTCCTGTCTGGAAAGTGGAGATCCCTACCTCTTTGAGCGCTCTGAGAACTTTGGCAATATCTTCGATCCTAAGATAACGCAGTTCGACCTGCATACGTGTTGTAATATCGATATAATCGTTCCCGAACTCTTTTGCTACTTCCCCGATACGTACAGCCTGCTCGAAGCTGAGCTGCCCTCCGGGAATACGTACACGCAGCATAAAGTCTTCACCTTTGTCAAAAAGACCGAAACACTTTAAAAAATAGGAAGAGTCCTCTTTGCTCAGCTCTGCATACCCTGCCTGTGCGATCTCATCGAGTCTTTCATAGACCTCCATGGGATCTTTGAGGGCTTTTATGGTTTCAACCTTATTGATCTTTTTGCTTCTGGCTTCATACGCCTTTGCTAATGCTTCCATTGTATTTACTCTGCTCCTGTGATTCATTGTTTTATTATATCAAAAGTGTAAAAAGATAGAGTCACAGTATGTGATTAAAAAATAATCAATTGAATATGCCGTTTATACATATAGTATCGCTAGTACTCCTTTTAAAGCACTATACCTATTGATTAAAAATTAATCACTGTTCTGATAATCATAGAGATAACTTTCCTGTATAATTCTTTTATCATTTATTTTAAAGGAGAAAAGATGGCAGGGTTTAAAGCACTTAAAGGGGAGGGGCACTTTCCGACTCTCTTTATGGCTTTTTTGTATTTCGATATGAGTTTTATGGTCTGGACGATGCTCGGACCACTCTCAACGGAGATCACCGAAGCATTGGCTGCACACGGAGAGATCATCACGGCAGGACAGAAGGCGACGCTCCTTTCTCTTCCTATCCTCTCTGGAGCGATTTTGCGTATTGTGCTTGGCTTTGGAGTAGATAAACTGGGACCGAAACTGACTGCACTGATCGCTCAGGCTATTGTGATCGCTTCACTGCTTTTGGCCTATATGCAGGGTGAGTCCATTACCTATAACCAGTTGCTTGTTGTTGCTCTCGGACTTGGTTTTGCCGGGGCATCGTTTGCCGTAGCACTGCCACAGGCAGGACAATGGTATCCGCCAAAACTCCAGGGGGTTGTGCTTGGTATTGCAGGAGCAGGGAATATAGGTGTCGTACTCGACTTCCTCTTTGCACCAAAGATCGCAGAGAAGTGGGGATGGGAAGCTGTGTTCGGTGTAGGTGCCGCTATGGCGATCGTCGTCTTCATTGCCTATCTTTTCCTGGCCAAGAATGCCCCTGAGACTGTTTACAAGGCAAGACCGAAAAAGGTTTCTGACTACTTTAAACTGCTTCGTGACAAAGATACATGGTGGTTCAATCTTTTCTATGCCATCTCATTCGGCGGTTTTGTAGGATTTGCAGGATATATGAAAGTCTATCTGATGAATACCTATCAGGCAGATATGGCAGCCTTCGGTCTTGATGTGCTTGATGAGCCGAACGTCAAGGTCATTGCCGGATACTTTGGTGCCTTGACTATTTTTGCAGGTGCGGTACTCAGGCCTGTGGGCGGTAACATTGCCGACAGGATCGGAGGTGTGAAAGCCCTCTATTTCTTCTACGGGTCCGTGGCGGTGCTGGCAGCGATACTTGCACTGATAGAACTGCCGTTCTTTGTGGCCATTGCAGTGCTCTTTTTCATTATGGCAAGTCTCGGTATGGCGAACGGTGCGGTCTTCCAGCTGGTTCCTCAGCGTTTCGGCAAAGATATCGGTATTATGACAGGTATTGTTGGATGTGCCGGTGGACTCGGTGGTACAGCACTCATCAAAACACTCGGATGGTCAAAGGGTGCCTTTGACGGCTACATGGCAGGATTCCTCATCTTTGCAGGGGTTGTACTTGTTGCCATCGCCGGACTCAGTTTCGTCAAGACACGATGGAGAACCACATGGGGTGCGAGTGCCGGGGGAATGATATAGTCGAAATGATTTCCCGATTCTCCTGCGTATGTCGGATACGCAGGATTGACCTTTGTGGTTACATTGCCCACCACTTCACGTTTGGTAAGTAAAATCAAGCCGTAAGGAGTTGCCCCCTGCGGTCTGTTTTTTATCTTTTTACAATGTCTGTATGTCAACCACTTCAAAAAGCAAATGCTATAATAGATCCAGTAAAATAGAAGGCAGTATCCATGTCCAAGCAAAATATTGAAACGTCAGGCTTGACCCTTGCCAAGGGTACGCAGCTGAAGGGAGATGATTTCTTTGAAGTGAAGGTGATGGAGAATATCACCGTAGCGGTAGTGTGTGACGGGGTAGGTTCTGCCACGCATGGAGCCGAAGCAGCCAAACGTACGACACAGTTCCTGGTACAGTCACTCAAGAACCGTCCTCGAAGCTGGAGTATGGAAAAGTCCATCCGCCACTTTATCGGGAATATCAATCGCATACTTTACCTTGAGTCGATGGAACAGTATGAACGCGAGGAGCTGGTAACGACACTGACACTGGTGGTTATCGAAGGTGACAGACTCTATGGTGCCAATGTAGGCGACAGCCGTATCTATCTTTTACGTGAAGATGATCTTACCCAGCTCTCATCTGATCATGCAATGGACGAGGAGGGAATGGAAAATGTGCTTACCTCCGCCATCGGACTTGAAGAGCAGGTAGAAGCATACTACTTTGAGAACAACCTTCGGGCAGGAGATCGTATACTGCTCTGCACTGACGGGCTCTATAATGAACTCACTGATCGGGAGATCTCCGAGGGGATCAAGGTAGGAGCGTCATTCCTTGTCAAAAAAGCGAGTAAAAAACATCATGATGATCTGCCGGACGATACGACAGCAGTTGTTATCGAGATCAAAGAACTCGACCCGAGACTCAAGCTTAAACAGACATCATTGATCATACAGGAAGAGTATCAAAAAGGTGAAGAGATCGACGGCTACAGACTTCTCAGGCCGCTGATACAAAACAACCGTACATGGCTGTGTGAGAAAAAAGGGGTGGAGTATGTCATCAAGTTTGCTCCGCCTGAAGCAGTCGAAGATGAGGTAATGCTCGATCTTTTTGTTAAAGAGGTCTGGATGGCAAATCGTCTGAAAGCGGGCTTTTTCCCTAAAGCAGTTGTGCCAAAAAAGAGGACACACCGCTATTATATTATGAATTTTATTGAGGGGGTATCACTCAAGGAGTATATTGCCAAAAAGCCTTTGACGGTCGATCTAAGTGTGGAGCTGGCACATTTTCTGCTGAAGATGTCGCAGTTTCTTATCAAGCATAACCTCGTACACGGAGATATCAAGCCTGAAAACATCATTGTCACCAGGCGTAAATCGAAGACTGTTTTCAAGATGGTCGACTTTGGCAGCATTACCGAGGCATACTCCGGGATAACACGTGCCGGGACCCCCTCTTATCTGGCACCGGAACGTTTCATGCAGGCACCGGTGACCGAACAGACCGAGATATTTGCCATTGGAGTAACACTGTATGAAGCATTGACACGAAAGTTTCCCTATGGCGAGATAGAACCGTTTCAGACACCGGGGTTCGATAAAACCCCAAAACATCCGACCAGGCTCAATCCCAAGATACCGCACTGGCTTGAGAGCGTGATACTGCGTGCTGTTGAGACCGATACGGATAAACGCTACCGTAACTATTCCGAAATGCTCTATGAGATAGAGAATCCGGAGAAGGTTCAGCCATACTTTGACAAGCGTATGTCATTTATCGAACGTCATGAAATGATGGTCTACAAAGCAGGGTTCATTCTCATGTTCATTCTGAACATTGTACAGTTGCTCTTTTGGCACTGAGTTTAGGGCACCTCTAATAACCCCATATGCTCATAACATTGCCGGCTTTGTTCTAGGCAAGGCACACTTTACAGACCTAGCCGTAGCTAAGTCGAAAAAGCCCTTTATTTTTTCTTTGATCTGTTGATATTTTTACGGTGTGCCTTGAAATTGGTGGAAAAGTCGTGTGTTCCCTTTTTGTTCTTCATGAAGTAGAGGTACTTTGTCTTTGCCGGTGCGACAGCCGCTTTGATGGCTGCAAAACTGACTGCACCGATCGGTGAGGGCGGAAGTCCTTTGAATTTGTAGGTATTGAAAGTACTTTTATCGCCCCTGATACGTTCCGGAGTGACTTTGATATGGGAGAATTTCCCGTAGTTGAGCGTTCCGTCCATTTGCAGACGCATCCCTTTTTTCAGACGGTTGTAGATCACTGATGCGACCAGCGGCATCTCTTTTTCGTTGGCAGCCTCTTTTTGGATGATAGAGGCAACAGTCAGTATCTTTTCCCACTGCTTTTTGTCATACACCCCGTAGATCTTCTCAGCCAGCCTTTCATATCTTTTCTCAGACTCCCTGACAAGAAAGTGTATAAGGTGTTTCTCTCTGATCCCCACCGGGACATAGTAGGTGTCGGCAAAGATACCCGCTTCGGGGTAAGTGGAGTACTCTTTGTAGTATTGGAACAGTTTCTCCTTATCCAGTTTAAATGTTTTTGCAAGATTCCCGAAGAAGATATCAAGAGTCTCTCCGGGAATAAGCGTGACCTTATGGATCATTGCTTTTGCATTGGTAAGTTTATAGAGAAAATCAATACGGTTGAGGCTCTTCTTCCCAATGAAGATCCACCCCTGCTGCGGTTGTCCTATGAGCCTCAGGATATAGCTGTCGATCACAGAGACATTGTACCCCTTTTTAGCCAGCTGTGATATAATACCTCCGATAGAGCCTTGTGGAATATAGAGTGTTTGTGTCGATTTCACGGGCAGTGTAATATAAAAGGCGAGTGAAATGATCAAGACTATGGCAATATTCTCTGCCCATGCTATCCATGTTCTCCATGAGGTGGTACGTGATTTTTTCATTGCGCTGATCGTCCTTTTGGCTGCACTCTTCTTTTGGCTTATCTACGGTATACAGGTCGACAAGCTGGATATTGGAAGCTACAAGATAGATGGATTATACATCAAACTCGATAAAAAACTGATACTTAAAGCCAGAGAGATCACTCTGCCAAAGAAGAAGGCCAACCCTTCCTTTGACAGAGTTGATACGACCTTTGACCGGATCAAACACCTTTTGACCTTCTTTGATACGATCATGCTTGAAAAGGTGAATTTCAAGAACAACCATCTTACCCTTCTTTATGCTGATGATGTACTCTATATTACCAGTGATATCTATGAGATCGCAGGAAAGATAGAACGTAAAGGGCAGAAACTGGTCGCAGATGTCCCGATGCTCTATCTGAAAAAAGAGAAGGTAACAATATCGGGAAAGCTGAGTTACGATCTTCTTACAGAAGCACTGGAGACAGAAGGAAAGTTCAATGCGTTTGGTATCAGAGGACACTTCAGGGCAGTAAAGAAGGATCAGAACATTATCTATGCGCTCAATACCAGAATATTTACCGACCCTAAACCTCTGATCAGGCGTTTCAAGATGCATCCGGTGATCGAGTCATGGATCATTGAGAAGGTACAGGCCAAACAGTATAAGATCGAATACATTAAAGGGAAAATGGCTGTCAAAGACCAGGATATAAAAATCGATCTTGGTGCATTGAAAGGGAAAATACGTTTTGATGATGTAGAGATATTCTATAAAGAGAAGATCCCTCCTGCACATGCAGAAAGCATGGTATTGAGCTATGAAAAAGGAGATCTTGATTTTGTACTGAAGGATCCGGTCTATCAAGGACGGGACCTTTCCGGTACCGGTGTTGTCATCAAGCATATAATTGGCCCGCAATCACCGGTTCTGATACTCGACCTCCATGCCCTCTCACCGCTTGATGAAACGGTGCAGAAGATCCTTCGCGCCTATCATTTGAACATACCGGTCACACATACCGGCAAAAATAACAAAGCGGTAGTCCTGCTTAAGATCCCTCTTGGCAAAAAAAGAGAGAGAAAGATCAAGGCAGAAGTCGATGTCATTCTTGACAAGGGAGTACTGACGATCGACAGGCTTCCTCTCTCTGTACGAAGCGGGAAGATACACTACCGGGAGGGTCTGCTCTCACTCAACGATATCAAGATCGAAGAGAAGTGGTATGAAGGCAGTGTCAGCGGAAAGGTCAAGGTTAAAGAGAAAGCGGCAGACCTGATACTCAATGCCGAAAAGATCACCCTTGGAGAAGGAAAAAGACCGTTCTTGCAGATAAAAAGAAAAAAAATACCGTTAAAACTCTCTTACAAAGAGCCCCTGACACTGACCCTTCCCACACTGGAGACCAGAGTTGTCAAAAAGAACGAGGAGTTGAAAATTGAGCTGACGGACATAGGCAGGATCGTACCTTTCCTGCAGCAAAACAGTCTGGGATGGGAAGGAGGAGAGCTCGATATTGTCACTAAAGATCTTAAAACCTACCGTTTTAACGGTAAATTGAAGAAAGAGCTCTGTTTTTTCTATGAGAAGGGAGATCTCTGCTACACCTCTATCCCTGTAGAGGGAACAGTCAATACAGGGAGCGGAGAGATCGATCTCTATGCTTTCAATAAACGTTTTCATATCAATGTAGCAAAAGGCAAAGTTGAACTCAAAAATATCAATATTGATCTGGAACTTCTACTCAAAGAACGAAAGAGGTTTCACGAGGATAAAACAGCAACATTCCTATCCAGGAAAAAAATAGTGATCATCGGGGAGAACAGTCAGCTGCGTTACGGGGACTATACTCTTGTGACTGACAGTTATGATATAGAGATACTTCCCAGCGGAGATATCAAAGCGATGGGAATTATTGACAAAGATGTTGTAAAGTTTTCACGAAAAGGGAAGAATTTTTTTATGCAGGCACTGCGTGTCAAAGACAAGATGCTGCATCCGCTTATCAACTTCAAGGGCTTGAAGAGCGGCCGCTACTCCATAAAAGTAGAGGGGGATCCTGACAAAGAGATGAAAGGACGTATTATTATTGAGGGGGGTATTTTGAGTGATTTCAAAGCCTACAGCAACATACTCGCCTTCATCAATACTGTACCCGCATTGGCCACTCTGAACAGTCCGGGTTTCTCTGACAGAGGTTTCAAGATCAGGGAAGGGGTGATAGAATACAGGATGACACCAGAGAAGATCATTTTTGATTCGATCTATCTGAAAGGAAATACTGCTACAGTGGCAGGAAAGGGTGCGATAGATCTTAAGACAAAGAAGATTGATGTAAAGCTTGCTATCATGACAGTGAGGGAGCTTGGCAAGATCGTGGGAAAGATACCGCTTTTGGGTTATATTCTCATGGGAGAAAACAACAGTATGACAGTAGGGCTTGAAGTTGCGGGTACACTGGAGAACCCTAAAGTGAGTACTTCCGTTGCAAAAGATATCCTTACGCTTCCGCTGCAGATCATTAAACGGACCATTACCGCACCGGTGCAGCTTGGAGAAGGCAGCAAAGAGGAAGAGGTCTCCGGCCCTCAGTCAGAGACAGTACCTGCAAAGAGACAAAAGCATATCAGGCCGGTTCAGTCTGAAGAGAAGAAGGAAGAAGAAACTGCACCCGCCACCCCTTCCGTTACAGAACCTATTCGTTCCGAAGTACCGTCAGAGGGTCTGTCTGAGCAGCTTTTTTAGCCGGATAGAGAGCGGAGAGAAGGATAATGACAGAGGTTCCCAAAATAATGAATCCGAAATCACTCATGGTAAGGTCTACGGGCAGTTTACTGGTACCGTAGACATCTGCAGGCATGGAGATAATGTCGAAAGTCTTCAAAAGCCAGATACCAAATCCGCCGAGCAGTGTTCCCGTCACGATACCTGCAACCCCGATGATCAGCCCGAGATTGAAGAAGATACTGCGTATCTCCTCCTGTGCGGCACCGAGTGTCCGCATGAGGGCTATTTCACTGCGTCTGCTCATAACTGTCATGAGCAAAGAAGAGATGATATTGAGTGAAGCGACAAGTATGATGAGCAGCAGCACAAGAAACAGCGCCTTCTTCTCCATCTCCATAGCAGAGAAGAAGTTGCCGTTCTGCTGCCACCATCCTTCAATGACCACATTCTCCGGCAGTACTTTCCGTATTGCTTCTATATCTTTTTCAGGGTTCTTTGTGAAGATATGCAGACCGTCATAATAGCCTCTTTTTCGTTTGAGCAGTTTTTCGAATGCTTCGAGTGTGGTATACATGATCGCCTTGTCGTAGGCTTTGAGCCCCGAGTCAAAAACACCGTCTACAATGAAGCGTTTCTGGAGCGGCATTGTACCAAAACCGATCGCCTGCTGTTCAGAGAAGTAGAGTGTTACCTTGTTGCCTTTGGGAGCATCCATCTCATATGAGAGTGAATCACCGATAACCACTCTGAATTTGTTGCTGCCTGAGCTTTTTGCCTCTCTGAAGACGGGGTTGATCTCACTTTCTTTTTCAAAATCCACTCCGTAAAGCAGTGAACCCTGCACGGCACCGGCATTTTTTGTAATGACCTGGGTAGTATAGTAGGGGCTGAATTTCAAATGGGGAAATTCTCTGGAAAGGGAGTTGATGAGCGTATCACTGATAGCATCCTCCATCACAGGGAGTATGGTAAGCGGGTAGTTCATGACAAAGAGCCGTTTCTTGAACTCCTTCTGGGTACCGTTCATGATCCCCATAGCGATCATCAGCACCATGACACCTGCTGCGATACCGAGAAATGCCAAAACAGCAGAGATGAAGATAAAAGGGTTTTCTTTATCGTATTTGAGGTAATGTCTGATGATCCGCCGGACAAAGGTCTTGTTCAGCGGGGTGAGTGGTTTGGACATTATGCCAACAGTCCTTTTTTGGGGCCGCTCTTCCCACAGCAGTTCTTGTATTTTTTACCCGATCCGCAAGGACAGGGGTCATTTCTTTTGGGTTTCTTCGTAGCAGTGATAGGCTGTCGTCGGGGAGAGTCCTCCGCGATCACGCCTTCCTCGTAAGACTGGTTAAGCACTGTGTCGGCTACTTCACTCTCCAGCTCTTCACGGATCTGCTCGATGGCCGCCTCTTCCTCTTCCGGGGTAGTGAAGTCAAACTGTACCAGATGCAGTGTCTTGACAGCTTCGTACTTGATGCGTTGTACAAGGTCGGTAAAGAGTTTATAGCTGTCCTGTTTGTATTCGGTCAGAGGGTCTTTCTGGTTGTAGCCTCTGAGACCGATACCGGTCTTGAGCACATCCATCTCATAGAGGTGGTCTCTCCACTGGGGATCGAGTACCTGGAGATAGAGGATACGTTCGATCTCTTGACGCTGTTCAGGCTCAAGCGGGCTCATCTTCTCTTCATAGAGGTTCTCCATCATACTCAGGAGCATCTCTCCGATCTCTTCCGCTTCCTTCTCTTTGAAGTGTTCAGGATCGACATTGACCAGCAGTTCCTCTTTGATAAGGGCTGCCAGTTTTTCAAGGTTATAGTCCTCTTTTGGCATACCGTCAATGATATCCGCTTCTTCAAGCAGGTGCTGTACATACTCTGCACGGTTCTCTTTGATCTTCGCACCGATATCGAACTCAGGGTCAAGCAGCTGGTTCCTGAAAGTATAGATCGCTTTACGCTGGTGGTTGGCAACGTCATCATACTCCAGAATATGCTTACGTGCTTCGTAGTGCTGGTTCTCTACTTTTTTCTGTGCTTTCTCGACAGAACGCGTCACGATCTTGGAGTCTATATACTCTCCCTCTTCCACACCGAGACGGTTCATAATGTTCCTGATCTTCTCTCCTCCGAAGATGCGCAGCAGGTTGTCATCGAGACTGAGGAAGAACTGACTCTCACCCGGGTCTCCCTGACGGCCGGAACGTCCTCTGAGCTGGTTGTCGATACGGCGTGATTCATGTCTCTCTGTACCCAGAATGGCAAGACCGCCGAGTGCCCGTACTTCATCATCGATCTTGATGTCGACCCCGCGTCCGGCCATGTTGGTCGCAACGGTCACTGCACCTTTCTGTCCGGCATTTTTGATGATCTCTGCTTCCTGGAAGTGGTTCTTTGCATTGAGAACGTTATGCGGGATCTTCTCTTTTTTGAGTCTCTCATGGATCATTTCCGACTTCTCGATCGATGCGGTACCGATAAGGACCGGTTGCCCTTTGGCATGGTACTCTCTGACCTTGCGTACCACTGCATCAAGTTTCTCTTTTTCCGTATTATAGATCAGGTCGTTCTTGTCGATACGCTGAACAGGTACGTTGGTGGGGATGGAGATGACATCAAGACCGTAGATCTGTGCAAACTCGGTTGCTTCGGTCTGTGCCGTACCAGTCATACCGGCCAGCTTCTCATAGAGTCTGAAGTAGTTCTGGTAGGTGATCTCGGCAAGTGTCTGTGACTCTTCCTGTATCTCTACACCCTCTTTTGCCTCAAGCGCCTGGTGCAGTCCTTCGGAGTAACGTCTCCCCTCACTGAGCCTTCCTGTGAATTCATCAACAATGATGATCTCACCGTTCTGTACCACATAGTCTACATCTTTTTCGAAAAGATGGTGTGCTTTGAGTGCCTGGTCAAGGTGGTGTGAAAGGGCTGCATTTTCAAGAGAGTAGAGGTTCTCCACTTCGAAGAGGTCCTGTGCTTTCTGCAGC
Coding sequences within it:
- a CDS encoding nitrite/sulfite reductase, producing the protein MEALAKAYEARSKKINKVETIKALKDPMEVYERLDEIAQAGYAELSKEDSSYFLKCFGLFDKGEDFMLRVRIPGGQLSFEQAVRIGEVAKEFGNDYIDITTRMQVELRYLRIEDIAKVLRALKEVGISTFQTGVDNPRNIVTDPLDGIAYDNIIESMPILKQLQEIIGENPEWISVLPRKFNTGILGSMSNSCNIFGHDCNFVLANSEGNFGFNVYLGARVGIQAKDADLFVMPEEVPAFFTALLSVFKKYGYRDNRNKNRLHFLLQDVGIPAFVEAVKKEAGMEFSQGGRTLVQSQNIALGANKVLLKNGAYAYKIIVPSGIFSGTDMIAAAETAKRYGSGDIRLTYDQNLYIINIGTENLDAFEKSELIGKYAVYNNLYFQDMIACAGTQTCSYGVIPNKPDAIEMAHFLNSEVPIDGAQVRMNWSACPKGCGVHGIADIGFEGCKAKDAEGNRVDGVHLFLGGKITRGAKEAHILHKALPIEEAKYHVKYLLKTYADHKMRGETFEAFETRFFNKNYSYQAISFFTKINYIMRDRLGLDVMFELDKEPASGRREEYELFTFGLKLFKLLTGEKRFEAVNGLAPTLARPRKIKRDEVSRLNPDVPPKLSEVIYNMTHENKSERAQVFSELLVALKEV
- a CDS encoding MFS transporter; the protein is MAGFKALKGEGHFPTLFMAFLYFDMSFMVWTMLGPLSTEITEALAAHGEIITAGQKATLLSLPILSGAILRIVLGFGVDKLGPKLTALIAQAIVIASLLLAYMQGESITYNQLLVVALGLGFAGASFAVALPQAGQWYPPKLQGVVLGIAGAGNIGVVLDFLFAPKIAEKWGWEAVFGVGAAMAIVVFIAYLFLAKNAPETVYKARPKKVSDYFKLLRDKDTWWFNLFYAISFGGFVGFAGYMKVYLMNTYQADMAAFGLDVLDEPNVKVIAGYFGALTIFAGAVLRPVGGNIADRIGGVKALYFFYGSVAVLAAILALIELPFFVAIAVLFFIMASLGMANGAVFQLVPQRFGKDIGIMTGIVGCAGGLGGTALIKTLGWSKGAFDGYMAGFLIFAGVVLVAIAGLSFVKTRWRTTWGASAGGMI
- a CDS encoding bifunctional protein-serine/threonine kinase/phosphatase, which translates into the protein MSKQNIETSGLTLAKGTQLKGDDFFEVKVMENITVAVVCDGVGSATHGAEAAKRTTQFLVQSLKNRPRSWSMEKSIRHFIGNINRILYLESMEQYEREELVTTLTLVVIEGDRLYGANVGDSRIYLLREDDLTQLSSDHAMDEEGMENVLTSAIGLEEQVEAYYFENNLRAGDRILLCTDGLYNELTDREISEGIKVGASFLVKKASKKHHDDLPDDTTAVVIEIKELDPRLKLKQTSLIIQEEYQKGEEIDGYRLLRPLIQNNRTWLCEKKGVEYVIKFAPPEAVEDEVMLDLFVKEVWMANRLKAGFFPKAVVPKKRTHRYYIMNFIEGVSLKEYIAKKPLTVDLSVELAHFLLKMSQFLIKHNLVHGDIKPENIIVTRRKSKTVFKMVDFGSITEAYSGITRAGTPSYLAPERFMQAPVTEQTEIFAIGVTLYEALTRKFPYGEIEPFQTPGFDKTPKHPTRLNPKIPHWLESVILRAVETDTDKRYRNYSEMLYEIENPEKVQPYFDKRMSFIERHEMMVYKAGFILMFILNIVQLLFWH
- the mltG gene encoding endolytic transglycosylase MltG, producing MKKSRTTSWRTWIAWAENIAIVLIISLAFYITLPVKSTQTLYIPQGSIGGIISQLAKKGYNVSVIDSYILRLIGQPQQGWIFIGKKSLNRIDFLYKLTNAKAMIHKVTLIPGETLDIFFGNLAKTFKLDKEKLFQYYKEYSTYPEAGIFADTYYVPVGIREKHLIHFLVRESEKRYERLAEKIYGVYDKKQWEKILTVASIIQKEAANEKEMPLVASVIYNRLKKGMRLQMDGTLNYGKFSHIKVTPERIRGDKSTFNTYKFKGLPPSPIGAVSFAAIKAAVAPAKTKYLYFMKNKKGTHDFSTNFKAHRKNINRSKKK
- a CDS encoding YhdP family protein, encoding MIKTMAIFSAHAIHVLHEVVRDFFIALIVLLAALFFWLIYGIQVDKLDIGSYKIDGLYIKLDKKLILKAREITLPKKKANPSFDRVDTTFDRIKHLLTFFDTIMLEKVNFKNNHLTLLYADDVLYITSDIYEIAGKIERKGQKLVADVPMLYLKKEKVTISGKLSYDLLTEALETEGKFNAFGIRGHFRAVKKDQNIIYALNTRIFTDPKPLIRRFKMHPVIESWIIEKVQAKQYKIEYIKGKMAVKDQDIKIDLGALKGKIRFDDVEIFYKEKIPPAHAESMVLSYEKGDLDFVLKDPVYQGRDLSGTGVVIKHIIGPQSPVLILDLHALSPLDETVQKILRAYHLNIPVTHTGKNNKAVVLLKIPLGKKRERKIKAEVDVILDKGVLTIDRLPLSVRSGKIHYREGLLSLNDIKIEEKWYEGSVSGKVKVKEKAADLILNAEKITLGEGKRPFLQIKRKKIPLKLSYKEPLTLTLPTLETRVVKKNEELKIELTDIGRIVPFLQQNSLGWEGGELDIVTKDLKTYRFNGKLKKELCFFYEKGDLCYTSIPVEGTVNTGSGEIDLYAFNKRFHINVAKGKVELKNINIDLELLLKERKRFHEDKTATFLSRKKIVIIGENSQLRYGDYTLVTDSYDIEILPSGDIKAMGIIDKDVVKFSRKGKNFFMQALRVKDKMLHPLINFKGLKSGRYSIKVEGDPDKEMKGRIIIEGGILSDFKAYSNILAFINTVPALATLNSPGFSDRGFKIREGVIEYRMTPEKIIFDSIYLKGNTATVAGKGAIDLKTKKIDVKLAIMTVRELGKIVGKIPLLGYILMGENNSMTVGLEVAGTLENPKVSTSVAKDILTLPLQIIKRTITAPVQLGEGSKEEEVSGPQSETVPAKRQKHIRPVQSEEKKEEETAPATPSVTEPIRSEVPSEGLSEQLF
- a CDS encoding ABC transporter permease, which codes for MSKPLTPLNKTFVRRIIRHYLKYDKENPFIFISAVLAFLGIAAGVMVLMIAMGIMNGTQKEFKKRLFVMNYPLTILPVMEDAISDTLINSLSREFPHLKFSPYYTTQVITKNAGAVQGSLLYGVDFEKESEINPVFREAKSSGSNKFRVVIGDSLSYEMDAPKGNKVTLYFSEQQAIGFGTMPLQKRFIVDGVFDSGLKAYDKAIMYTTLEAFEKLLKRKRGYYDGLHIFTKNPEKDIEAIRKVLPENVVIEGWWQQNGNFFSAMEMEKKALFLVLLLIILVASLNIISSLLMTVMSRRSEIALMRTLGAAQEEIRSIFFNLGLIIGVAGIVTGTLLGGFGIWLLKTFDIISMPADVYGTSKLPVDLTMSDFGFIILGTSVIILLSALYPAKKAAQTDPLTVLRNE